The Nicotiana tabacum cultivar K326 chromosome 14, ASM71507v2, whole genome shotgun sequence genome contains a region encoding:
- the LOC107764555 gene encoding CRIB domain-containing protein RIC4-like, with product MKDRSMEKFVVFPFSLRCGSESSVAVAKSSISQPEENTKSSVLSQVPTKRQVGEESSSKVKINGFGGFLARRQFSQGVHMLKRSFKGFSQLLVYKEEIEEVEMEMEIGNPTDVKHVTHIGYDGSTKIINPVKGWENSKAPELLSFPNSISIKQFELAMASQASGSSRF from the exons atgaaggATAGATCAATGGAGAAGTTTGTGGTGTTTCCATTCTCTTTAAGGTGTGGTTCTGAGTCAAGTGTTGCAGTGGCAAAATCCAGCATCAGCCAGCCTGAAGAAAACACTAAAAGTTCAGTATTAAGTCAAGTTCcaacaa AAAGACAAGTAGGAGAAGAGAGTTCATCAAAAGTGAAAATAAATGGCTTTGGGGGATTTTTGGCCAGACGACAATTTTCTCAAGGTGTGCACATGTTGAAAAGGAGTTTCAAAGGCTTCTCTCAATTACTTG TGTATAAAGAAGAGATTGAAGAAGTGGAAATGGAGATGGAAATAGGGAATCCAACAGATGTGAAACATGTAACTCACATAGGATATGATGGATCTACAAAAATAATTAATCCTGTTAAAGGCTGGGAAAATTCAAAAGCACCTGAATTACTTTCTTTTCCTAATTCAATTTCCATTAAACAATTTGAGCTTGCTATGGCTTCCCAAGCTAGTGGATCCTCTAGGTTTTAG